The Acanthopagrus latus isolate v.2019 chromosome 6, fAcaLat1.1, whole genome shotgun sequence genome includes a region encoding these proteins:
- the LOC119020773 gene encoding transcription factor HES-2-like → MKPAEIRFSLQRPLQHRDPAMAPTITAAMTNSQEHLTLTHKLRKPLVEKLRRERINSSIEQLKSLLGPDFLKQQPDSKLEKADILEMTVCVLRRLQQQHQQQRRLLNHVNKLQSSSDNNLTEADFSPLSSTVHTSITKDKSPDNSALWRPW, encoded by the exons ATGAAGCCAGCAGAGATCAGATTCTCTCTACAGAGACCTCTACAGCACAGAGATCCAGCCATGGCACCTACAATCACTGCAGCAATGACCAATTCTCAGGAGCATCTCACTCTGACCCACAAG ctcagaaaGCCTCTGGTGGAGAAGTTACGCAGAGAGCGAATCAACAGCAGCATCGAGCAGCTCAAGTCTCTCCTGGGTCCAGACTtcctcaaacagcagccagactcCAAGCTGGAGAAAGCAGACATCCTGGAGATGACAGTTTGTGTCCTGAgacgactgcagcagcagcatcaacagcagagaagacTGCTGAACCACGTCAACAAGCTGCAGTCTTCCTCTGACAACAACCTGACAGAGGCTGACTTCTCTCCTCTGAGCTCCACAGTCCACACCAGCATCACCAAAGACAAGAGTCCAGACAACAGCGCCCTCTGGAGGCCGTGGTAG